The following is a genomic window from Amphiura filiformis chromosome 4, Afil_fr2py, whole genome shotgun sequence.
TGTTGACCAATGTTATAATTGCTACATTAAGCAATGGTCTGTTATTATTCTGAATGtacaaaactatacattctgatttcttttatttactatgtttatattttatgttatcaACTATTTGAGCTCAATTGTTCATTAGTAATCCTATTGTTCTCTTGTCAGTCACATCAAAACATTTAAGGTTTTgcacttttgttgtttttatctctTTATtcaactattattattattatcacaatcATTTCATAAATTTAGTATCTCAGTTATTTGTTCCGTTAAAGAcgtgttaaacatgttaattacAACTATTAAACATTCTGTGACAAGTTTGCATTAGGAAGTAGGCCCTATAGATATTATTAGTTAAGCCATAACACCACTAGCCATGGATGCCAGCTAACGCCCCATCCATTCTCTCTCCTTGCCACAGATACCCACAGGAACCCCGAGCAACGTCCCTACATCACATCACAAAGACCCCAACAGAAATCCAGAGCATCACCCTTCCATAATGTACATCACTGAGCAAATAGCAAATAAAACGTCGAAGCAAATCTACAACGAATCTACCCCATGTGTGTGTGTTTACTATTTCATTTTGTGATTTCGCACCGgttacaaaacattcaaaaccatttttgaaaacttgctgcaaaatattctagCATAATGTTACATTGACATGATATattacaaacaaatattttacaataacattttgtaatAGTATGTAAAAAGTAATAGTGTGTCAGTGTTCGTTTTAAGTGGTAATCCGGGCGTCCTGACGGCCAAAATTGCTGTCGGATTACCAGAAATTCACTGCCGGTTATCCGGCGGACGTCCACATATTTTTCACCATTACAGTGTCTGAATCGATGTCCTACGAttcctcatcaaaattaatttaaaacgtAATTATATCTCAGTTTTCCCAATCAGTTTTCCatgattttaaagctaaaatcgccaactaattgaaatagtaattgttcgataaagtcaatttaaaatcattaagctTACGCACGGTCGTGTATGGAACATGATAACATCCATCCCGGAAGTCTTCGTATTTCGCTTTCACACCGCCGCATCCCCACATACCTAGTTTGGGCTCGATTATAATTAGTGTGCACTGTGCAGATTTCTTTTACTCCGTACTCGCACTGTGTCTTTGTGATTGTGTTATTATTTCGCTGACCTTTGGCCTGTTAGAAGGAATCTGTAAATGATACACTACACTGAACATCGCTTCCACGCAATTATGCTTGTTTGGAACTGTGCCTTTGAGGTCGTGACAGTTTGACAGCAAAAACGTTGTTTCAACGTCGCCTCGCACGTGCGTTGAGAAAAAAATGGCGAAGCAAGTTTCAATTTTGAGAAATCCCGACTTTGGGGGATAATATAcggatgaccaaaaattttggcggatgaccagatttcatgGCATGGTCATccggcggatgaccagatttttTTCCTTAAAACGGACACTGTACTGTATTTACTGTATTAAACAACCTGGGGcgtgacatttttttaaatagggtGCGTTTATTAGAGATCTTTTCACAACGgtaattccaaaaaaaattaatggggcgcccaatggagctttgatgtaatgtgctgcaatgtaaccgtttggatactttttaacaataatgtaatattagcatctaaagcaaagaaagatttggaaatgtaaagcatatttattgcagtgggagtgatttaaaaacaaatcaatactggaaaattatgaatattaacaTAAATGTgaactttcacctgataccaaaatgcattttgatggggtaaagtgggggatgaggctgtcaatcgggttacccacctttaaatgaaataaacattttctgtacatGTATTCACTCTCACCTTGTGCCATGGTTCATAAATCACACCACTTATCATCTTTTAGTTTCAGGAAAATGACTTGCCTGAAGGTGTGCATCACCTGTCTAAGTGTCATCTCATTATTAAATGTTTCCCACAATTTTATAGCATGTTTTATGTTGTACATGtgcaaaaaagacacaattttcctccaaataccagaatttcggTTTATCCTTCGTGTATGCATGGAATTAGCCTAGCACAAATCTTCCattgaaggattatacagctttattccgtaaGCTGCTTAATTCCACAATGTAGACTTaacactagtctaactcatgaatatcttacaccaaggatacaccagaatttccctccaaacaccaacatttcctgggaaggagcttGAACTTCCcacattccccactttttcgagccatgctgAAGGCTCTGATTTGCTTTTAGGTAAGGGGTTACAAAATAATTATCtgtccccctgccccccccccctccttgggGAAACAGAGGGAGACaaaaagggggaaagcaatttttgacagGAAGAAACCTGGGGAAGGGGGTGAACAAACTGGGTtcttatactgttctggttggtttattgcatataagaAGTTattcactgaagactgaagaTCATGGTCAGATCTATGAATCAGTGCAGTGCTGAGTCATGGACGGTGTGAGTGGTAAAAACACagagaaagaaaacagaaagcGTCGTACcacctagactcgctgagtctcatggacgccgttcctatgtccatcagactcgtatttcccattttggatgtcaatgggaaatacacacttaacgatttgcgccgggtagaaacttgaaaaaaaaactttaaaatgtcatcaatgtatataaaagtggtaccaaccgattgtgcttgctaatttaagactcggttgaaacaaaattaaggatcgaaagcattttagtgtccaaaaggcaaaattatcgtcaaagttctgtcgaaatcggcacccttatgaagggttcagaattgaatcgaacgaaaatatccgatctttgcgatcaaaaacacaaaattacaactttaaccaTACTATTCgcaaagacattattaccaaacaatacagaatagaaaatttgacatcattttctcaaaatattgaaaaatttgctcacCAGACATcgaaaaaagtacgcaatccaattcccgttcaaacgcgtgggaaactgaaagtgcgataatcgtgactagtaccaccagtcaaagtctctgcatcatccgataatgagggtcgATTGTTCCATgtaatgcgacaggcgagactgctacgcaattaccacgtattttcatggtctatcgcgtaatcgcgaaagcgcGCAACGCTCGCGCTCTAATGTATCTCTATCTAGTATCGCGTTtacacgcagcgctggcgtgattgttagacacggcccgatcgaacaatcggccctcatgaatatgcaaaactTACATCATATAATACACGGGAACTTTACGCTGGTTGTACGCTCTCcgttttctttctcctctgtgggCATGTGGGTAAAAAATTAATGTGAAATGCATGAGTGGTGGAtgcaatttttaagcttacctcatcAACAGTTAATGGCATACAGATCCTGTATTCCTTGATCATCATCTTGAATTAGGCCTAGTGGTACCTGCTCTCCAAACCAAAATCAATCACAGCACAACGTAATAAACGAACTGCCTTCTTCGAAAACTAATGAAAATGTGAAGAAAATAGGCTGGCACAACTTGTCTGTCGACACCATGTGTGTGTTTACAAATTCAGAGGGGGCGCTATGCCACTCAGGAAATAAGCACTTAAACATGACTTAAATTTCTATTTTGCAATTTCTTTAAACAAACTACTTCGATTTTCACTTCAAAAACTTACTTGGGTTTTAATTGACTTGTTTATCAAGGATTTGCACAACACAAACACGGGCACAAAAAGGAAAAACCCTTTCCAAAACTTTTTCACCACTGTTTTCATTACTTGAgaaatgtgtgtgtgtttaaCAACAAACAAAAAGGGATTTCCCCAAAATGGCCGATCAGGGCAGTAATGAGAACGGCGCAGAAAAAGCAGAAAATCCACCCCAAAATGAGGCAAATACTCCTGAAAATACGCCTAGTGAAGGCGATCAAGCAGCTGCACCTATGaagaaaaaattggacaaaggtAGACgagtttttaattgtttttcaaGCCTTTTACTACGTCCACCTATGGGCGAGAGCAGAATTCGACAACAATGTCATGAattatactagaaatttcaattgaatgaatggcgaatggcgatcttttcttttagaccacccgacctatataaggttaaaattaatataaggttaattaattaaaatttatcAAATTCGCATCAATGTTAAATATGTTTAATATTATCGCAATTTGTGATGTAAATCTgagctgaatgcaaaaccggtgatgcaaactccaaCACTTTCGTGTAGCACTTTCTTGATCATGGGCGCTCGTTTTTGACAGTGATTTACGCTTGTgtatcaagcattttcaagcgcgtttgacaggtTTTTACTGCGTGatgcaattttgcatttattcaagattgcgaatcaacatgatcaatgtctTGCgacatatttttctttaaataattcCCTCATgtcacaaattctttgccactttccactcatctgatcatctttttatgtgacggaattgatgctgattttatgaaggtatgttttttggtttgttcaataatttaaaattttttttttgagacaaaaacttcttAGCAGAATAgccattttcacttgttttcaaaaagttgttttaaccttgttttttaccccataatccccccccccctttttttttccaaagccCTGCcatccttccaatacattaaaccttgacttcaaagtgtttggcaactgtttaaccttgatggaAAAGTAAATCTTGatacaaaagtaataatttagtccctacatgtatatagcaagggtggtctaaaggaaaagattgCAGATTGTTTATTAGTATTATTTAGCTTTCACATGAGACCAAAACCATGACATTATCTTTTTGTTTAGCCGAGATATGATGAATTGAACAGATCACAATTTTGAAAGTATGTAATTAAAACAACACCGCCATTTTTAAATGGCGAGTTCAAAATGAGtgcaaaatattttatgtaaACAAGTTTTAACAACAGCTTTCTTAATTGACCGCAGGGACCAAGTTTATCAACTCACTTTGGTGCCATTCAACTGTGCATGCAAACTTTTCATGAAAACTAAATCTTGGCAAGGCTGATTTCCTTTGGATATCGAGCAGAGCTCTGGTTTTTGTACTCGGGTATCACAATTTTCGAGCGGGACTCGATTTCCTGGGTATTACTAGCAGGCAAGGGAATTGACCCTCCAAGTCATAATCTTAGATTAGCTGCTTTTGGCTGCTATTTGGTTCATTGCCTCATAAATATTAATAAAGTTAATAAATAACTGGCGATGGATGAGGAAAGAGGTGTCAGCCATACCAATTTGTGTCGCAATCAGTGGAGTGTgattactataatgaaagacaaagataaaaagactagtttgcgtctcgtctgacgtcactgtcaatcaaattctctatgatcgttgattggctaatagcgcgtgtACATgtaaggaaggttgattcatctggtgccgatcggggaaaaggaatagcagtgaatggcgaaaaattacgtactcttacaaggcacccggttttaccgccgtgttcagcaactcatatcatcacgacacttgtaaacaaaccggctcgagtttgattgacagatgacgtcagacgcaaactagtctttttatctttgtctttcattatatgtaaagcaatggaaatcaTGATGGGTacagcatcaaaaatgttgctcaaATGATACATCATCGTTTAGTTTCTTAAAAATTAGCAaactcaaaataaaaatgtttgctaATGTTTGCATAATTTTTAGCTCAAGCTATCGATGGAGCAATAGTGCACTCATGCAAATCGTGTTCACAATTCAAGTGATAGAGAATTGAATAGCTGCGTGTAGTGCACAACAAAAATGAACACAATATTTAGCAATTACTTAGCCTTGAATACCACACCAAATCTTAATTCAATTGACTCATTCTAGGTTTATGACAGAATgtgcttttccatttaaaattcaagacatgaccttaatctttcacacaggggatgttgatttcaaatggggtcatccattcaggtaaccccatttgaaatatgcaCTCTCTGTGTAAAAGATTAAGCTGTTCCATAGGGGATATGAATTTCACCTGCAATAGCCCTAATAGTACTAGTGGTGGGTTATATAATGAtgatgcttcaaatttcttagggaaccagcttatttgatgcagcatgatctcctgagcattttgacacctttttcatccaaatcggccaaaaaatgagaaggtgccggccaaaacaagtatttggacagggagGGTCTgttggggggtctgaaaatcaatattttcatcaacaatcattattTTATGCTCGATTCTGTGAAAGTTGGtgttgatttgtatgtaattgatgtttagaattccatttttgaaagttgcataaaaattggagttgttgttttcttaaaatggccatTTTACATCCAAATAAGGATATGAGGGCGCTTCGCATTTAACTTGCAAACAATCTTTAAAACAGAAATTTCAATGGTGTATGTATGGAGATAACCATAGGTagtacctgctcaagaaatttgagcgaTTTACATTGCACggtttgattttggcagccatttgaatatttcatagaacgCTGCCATTCAActgtacaggggtcaatgcactttaaaatgtgtatgtttcaatggaaggcttcctgagaatacgaaaaatggtgccacggtcaaacaaaaagaaatataatgcccaaatttcttgaggatgtgccacatgtgattatcttcaTACTGACATCattaaattttcatgtaaaaagaATGTGTGCATGatttatgcaaagcgccctcacatccttatttggacgtaaaactgccattttaagaaaacgacaactccaattttgatgcaactttcaaaaatggagttctagacatcaattacctgCAAACCaacaccaactttaacagaattaggcataaaataatgattattgatgaaaatattgaatttaagacccccctgtccaaatacttgttttggccggcaccttctcattttttggccgatttggatcaGGAGATCATGCcacatcaaataagctggttccctaagaaatttgaaacatcaccctttttaaaaggctgtttaacctacccctattACTAATAGCTGGTGTGTAAATAGGAGAGTCCGGTATAAGAAAGtgtgtgtatttgtttgtttttcttcataattatttaTTACATGTAATTATACACTAGTTATTCAAATAGGGCTACATCCCCACTCTCAAGACCGGACTAAACACCAAATATTTGGTTCTTGTCTGTAgaattcatgaattgatgagggtgGGATTTGCAGTTGTTGTCCATGCATACATCCAGAGATTGTAGTCATCGGGATGAGGGTTATGATTAATGTtaaatctttttttctttttgcttatTTCACAGTGGATATTCTTCTGAAGGCCACTGGCGATGCACCAATAATGAAGAAAAAGAAGTGGGCTGTAGATCCTAATAAAAAAGTTGGATGGGTTATAGACTTTATACGTAAATACATTAAATGTGACCCATCTGACTCATTGGTAAGTCAAGTAGAAATCTGTAGTCAGTATGTGATTTGACTTAGCGTCTTTGATTGTGGGttgcagggtcagaaatttgcaacaaagtgcgagaatccttttggattctcccagtggaattttgcaagaatccatggattctcacCAGATAACTTTGAATGAGaaactgaaatatttacgagaatccatttagattcttgcaattttgttgacgagaatctatGCGAAAATGTATTCTTGAGTTggattctcgccgaatttctTACCCTGAGTTGTACTTGAAAGTGTGCTGATTAACCCCTAACAACACTGTGCTACAAAATTTACAGCTGAAAGCCaattgcgcatgcatgcatcccacgcaATGGTACATGTATAACTCACTCACCCAAAGTCGTATGCACAGATTCTTTGGCCAATAGCAATACCTACTGGTGGGCGACCTAGTGCTTGGTATGCTATGGGTCTTTGGTTCAAATCTCGccccaaacaaacaactttttttgttcatcttctctcttaaGAGACAAATGGCAGATACACTGTACAAAAACGTttagggctatttcattataaatgacacgttcacaaaaatggcttttatcatatctggttgatataattagggtgataatgcagtgttattaacttaattctaagtatgccacaaactacaagctacatgagcatttttacagaattctgtctattttttgtataaaaaattgccaaaaggtacattttaacccaattttggagtcccatttcattttgcccatgtattctgaataaattctttgaaaaattaggtacattctatggcaatgtgcttgttgcaatgaaaatatgatatgtgtggaac
Proteins encoded in this region:
- the LOC140151365 gene encoding autophagy protein 12-like; this translates as MADQGSNENGAEKAENPPQNEANTPENTPSEGDQAAAPMKKKLDKVDILLKATGDAPIMKKKKWAVDPNKKVGWVIDFIRKYIKCDPSDSLFLYVNQTFAPSPDQEVRNLFECYGSDGKLVLHYCKSEAWG